The Desulfuromonadales bacterium sequence CCCGCTGAACTGCCAGAAGAAGCTCAAGGGTGTCATCGTCATCCTCAATTCCGCCGGCGGTGACATGCCCCACCCTCTGCCTTCCGACAACCTGCTGTTCCTGGCCGAGCAGGCAGGCCTCGGCTTTGAAAACGCCTATCGCTATGAGGGTGCCCGGGAACTGATCTATACCGACGATCTGACCGGCCTTTACAACCACCGTTACCTGCAACTGGCGCTGGACCAGGAAATCCGCCGCTCGGAGCGTTACGGCCTGGAATTTTCCCTGGTCTTCATCGACCTCGACTATTTCAAGAACATCAACGACACCCATGGCCATCTTGCCGGCAGCAAGTCCTTGCGCGAGGTGGCCACCCTGCTGCGGCAGAGCGTGCGCGAAGTCGACATGGTATTCCGTTACGGCGGCGACGAATTTACTGCCCTCCTTGTCGAAACCGACAGCGGCGGCGCCGGGGTGGTGGCTGAGCGCATCCGCTGCTCCATCGAGCGCCACACATTCCTGGCAGGCACCGAGGCAGCTTCCCGGTTGACGGCGACGGTGGGATACTCCACCTTTCCGGAGAACGCCAACGACAAGAAGGCGATCATCGAACTCGCCGACCAGGCCATGTACCTCGGAAAAAAGGTCCGCAATATTACCAGGGGGGCCTGGGAGCTGATGAAAAAGTAAGGTGACGCCTGCCCGGCACCGCCGCCATCAGGAGACCTGACGATCTACCCGGCCCATCCCGAACACTCCACTGCTCCAGCAAGCACGCATTCACTCTTCATCGCCAGCAGCCTTTCGGCCTCTCGAACGCAAGGCTCTGAGCAGGATTGACCCGGCGGTCCCCTGACGGCACCAGGCCGGCTAATTTTTTTGTGAGGTGGCATTTCGTGGCAATTACAGGTATCAAGGGAATGAATGACATCCTGCCCGGGGAGGTTGAAACCTGGCAGTTTCTGGAGAAGACGGCCCGGCGGATTTTTCAGGCGTACGGCTTTGCCGAGATTCGGGTGCCGGTGGTGGAAAAGACCGAGCTCTTCTGCCGCTCTATCGGTGAAGCCACCGATATCGTCGAGAAGGAGATGTACACCTTCGACGACAAGAGCGGCAACTCCCTTACCCTGCGCCCCGAGGGGACGGCGCCGGTCATGCGCTCCTTCATCGAGCACAAACTGCACGCCCTTGATCCGGTAGCCAAACTCTACTACCTGGGGCCGATGTTCCGCTACGAGCGCCCACAGAAAGGGCGCTACCGGCAGTTCCACCAGATCGGCGCCGAGGCGATCGGGGTCGAGGACGCCAAGATCGATGCCCAGGTGCTCGCCATGCTGGTCCATTTCTTCGCCGAAGCCGCCATCCCCGACGTGTCGCTGCAGGTCAACTCCCTCGGTTGCCCCGAATGCCGCCCCGGCTACCGGCAGACCCTGATTGCTTTCCTGGCGGACCGACTGGAATCTCTCTGCGAGGACTGCCGGCGACGCTACCGGACCAATCCGCTGCGCGTGCTCGATTGCAAGGTCCCCGGCTGCAAGGATGCGACCGCCGATGCCCCTTCGGTTCTCGACCATCTCTGCGGCGGCTGCGCCGATCATTTCTCCCAGGTCCGCGGCTACCTTGAAGATTTGCGGATTTCGTTCTTGGTCAACCCGCGCATGGTCAGGGGGCTCGACTACTATACCAGGACCACCTTCGAAATGGTCACCGGCAGCCTCGGCGCCCAGAACGCCGTGGCCGCCGGCGGCCGCTACGACGGCCTGATCCGGGACCTGGGCGGCCCGGCCCTGCCGGGCATCGGCTTCGCCATGGGTCTGGAACGCCTGGTCCTGCTCAAGGGCGGAGAGCCGATTGCCCCCCCCCGTCCCGCCCTTTTCCTGGCGGCTCTCGGCGCCGAACCTTCCCGCCACGCCTTCCTTATCATGGCGGAGCTTCAGCGCCGCGGCATCCACGTCGAGATGGACTACGAAGGCAAGAGCCTCAAATCGCAGTTGCGGCGCGCCGACAAACTGCGAGCCCGTTTCGTGCTGATTCTCGGCGAGGATGAGATGAAGAGCCAGGTGGCCCAGTTGCGGGACATGGATGCCGGCACCCAGGAGGAGATCCCCCTGCCCGCACTGGCGACGCTGCTGCCGGAACGGCTCTTCCGGACCTGAGCGAATCACGCCGGATAGTTCTTGACGCTGCCGGAAGGCCGTCTGTATAATTTCGTTTTCGTCCCGCGAAGGACCGTAAACCATCAATTGAATCGGAGGATACTCACTTGAACGACGTTCTGGGTGACTGGCAAAGG is a genomic window containing:
- the hisS gene encoding histidine--tRNA ligase codes for the protein MAITGIKGMNDILPGEVETWQFLEKTARRIFQAYGFAEIRVPVVEKTELFCRSIGEATDIVEKEMYTFDDKSGNSLTLRPEGTAPVMRSFIEHKLHALDPVAKLYYLGPMFRYERPQKGRYRQFHQIGAEAIGVEDAKIDAQVLAMLVHFFAEAAIPDVSLQVNSLGCPECRPGYRQTLIAFLADRLESLCEDCRRRYRTNPLRVLDCKVPGCKDATADAPSVLDHLCGGCADHFSQVRGYLEDLRISFLVNPRMVRGLDYYTRTTFEMVTGSLGAQNAVAAGGRYDGLIRDLGGPALPGIGFAMGLERLVLLKGGEPIAPPRPALFLAALGAEPSRHAFLIMAELQRRGIHVEMDYEGKSLKSQLRRADKLRARFVLILGEDEMKSQVAQLRDMDAGTQEEIPLPALATLLPERLFRT